A genomic segment from Gammaproteobacteria bacterium encodes:
- the fabA gene encoding 3-hydroxyacyl-[acyl-carrier-protein] dehydratase FabA, which translates to MNSERQNSYERAELLACGRGQMFGDGNAQLPLPPMLMFDRITHISDKGGAYGRGEVIAELDIEPQQWFFTCHFKGDPVMPGCLGVDALWQLMGFFLGWKGGLGHGRALGSGEIRFTGQVTPDCKLVRFQLSLKRVVMRKLVMGIADGQVEADGKVIYTGKDLRVGLFAGPEVGGEI; encoded by the coding sequence ATGAATAGCGAGCGACAGAATTCCTATGAGCGAGCCGAGTTGCTGGCTTGCGGCCGCGGCCAGATGTTCGGTGATGGCAATGCGCAGTTGCCTTTGCCGCCGATGTTGATGTTTGATCGCATCACACATATCTCTGACAAGGGAGGTGCTTATGGCAGGGGTGAGGTGATCGCGGAACTAGACATTGAACCGCAACAGTGGTTCTTCACGTGTCACTTTAAAGGTGACCCTGTGATGCCAGGTTGTCTGGGTGTCGATGCCCTCTGGCAGCTGATGGGCTTTTTCCTCGGCTGGAAGGGGGGTCTGGGACACGGGCGCGCACTGGGGTCAGGAGAAATTCGCTTTACCGGGCAGGTGACACCGGACTGCAAATTAGTACGTTTCCAGCTGTCACTGAAAAGGGTTGTGATGAGAAAGCTTGTCATGGGTATTGCAGATGGCCAGGTCGAGGCCGACGGAAAGGTAATCTATACCGGGAAAGATCTCCGTGTTGGTTTGTTCGCCGGCCCCGAAGTCGGAGGTGAGATATGA
- the fabB gene encoding beta-ketoacyl-ACP synthase I, translated as MRRVVVTGIGIVSSIGTSRQAVAAALRHGSSGIVYSEKYEELGFRSRVCGSIDIDLTAEIDRKVKRFMGDAAAYNYLAMREALEDSGLDEEMVSNPRTGLVVGSGGGSPENVVDAVDSLRAKGVKRVGPYMVTRTMASSTAACLGTAFKIKGVSYSISSACATSAHCIGNAAELIQLDKQDIVFAGGGEELHWSTTVLFDAMGALSSKYNDRPQSASRTYDADRDGFVISGGGGVLVMEELEHAVKRGAKIYAELVGYGATSDGFDMVQPSGEGAIRCMRQALEGFEDPVDYVNTHGTSTPVGDIRELNAIAEVFGDQIPPISATKSLTGHALGAAGVNEAVYSLLMLDGDFIAASANISTLDPEAEGFPIVLTCQDNAGLSVVMSNSFGFGGTNSTLVFRAMNRDSM; from the coding sequence ATGAGACGGGTGGTTGTGACGGGCATAGGTATCGTTTCGAGTATTGGAACCAGTCGCCAGGCAGTGGCAGCTGCTCTTCGACACGGCAGTTCCGGAATTGTCTACAGTGAGAAATATGAGGAGTTGGGTTTCCGGTCGAGGGTCTGCGGCAGTATTGATATTGACCTGACAGCAGAAATAGACCGAAAGGTCAAGAGATTTATGGGTGATGCCGCGGCCTACAATTATCTGGCCATGCGTGAAGCCCTGGAAGATTCGGGTCTGGACGAGGAGATGGTTTCGAATCCACGAACAGGATTGGTCGTGGGTTCTGGCGGCGGGTCACCTGAGAATGTTGTCGATGCCGTGGACTCGCTTCGGGCGAAGGGCGTAAAGCGTGTGGGTCCCTATATGGTGACGCGAACCATGGCCAGCAGTACCGCAGCGTGTTTAGGAACGGCGTTCAAGATCAAAGGTGTGTCTTACTCGATCAGTTCAGCCTGTGCAACCAGCGCCCACTGTATTGGGAATGCGGCGGAATTGATCCAACTCGACAAGCAGGACATAGTATTTGCCGGTGGTGGTGAGGAACTTCATTGGTCAACTACGGTACTTTTTGATGCCATGGGTGCCCTCTCATCAAAGTACAACGACCGCCCACAGAGTGCCTCGCGAACCTATGATGCCGACAGGGACGGCTTCGTGATTTCCGGTGGTGGCGGTGTACTGGTCATGGAAGAACTCGAACATGCAGTAAAGCGCGGGGCAAAGATCTATGCCGAGTTGGTGGGATATGGTGCAACTTCTGATGGTTTCGATATGGTACAACCCTCGGGAGAAGGTGCGATTCGTTGTATGCGTCAGGCACTAGAGGGTTTTGAAGACCCTGTTGATTATGTGAATACCCACGGAACCAGTACACCGGTTGGCGATATTCGGGAACTCAATGCTATTGCAGAAGTGTTCGGCGACCAGATTCCTCCAATCAGTGCGACAAAGTCTCTCACAGGGCATGCGCTTGGCGCAGCGGGTGTTAACGAAGCGGTTTATTCGCTGCTGATGCTCGACGGTGACTTTATAGCAGCGTCTGCCAATATTTCCACGCTCGATCCAGAGGCCGAGGGGTTTCCAATTGTGCTGACCTGCCAGGACAATGCAGGCTTGAGTGTGGTGATGTCAAACAGTTTCGGATTTGGTGGCACCAACTCGACGTTGGTATTCCGGGCAATGAACCGGGATAGCATGTAA
- the ispG gene encoding flavodoxin-dependent (E)-4-hydroxy-3-methylbut-2-enyl-diphosphate synthase — protein MLEANRIVRRTTRQVRVDGIPIGGDAPIVVQSMTNTDTTDSAATAEQVIELAEAGSELVRITVNTEQAAAAVEDVRKRLDAAGCTVPLVGDFHYNGHKLLAKFPPCAEILAKYRINPGNVGRGDRHDSQFRQMIEIACRYEKPIRIGVNWGSLDQNLLAQQLDENAAQPTPKSLAEVTRDALVESAVQSAEFAVHEGLTHDAIILSCKVSRVQDLISVYRDLSKRSDMPLHLGLTEAGMGDKGIISSSAALSILLQEGIGDTIRISLTPEPGGDRTREVHVAQDLLQSMGFRSFTPQVTACPGCGRTGSDFFQHLADQVQSHLKQQMPLWRLQYPGVESLSVAVMGCVVNGPGESRHADIGISLPGGGEHPVAPVYEDGEKTVTLRGDDIAAQFLARVENYIQNRFANN, from the coding sequence GTGCTGGAAGCCAATCGCATTGTACGCCGAACTACCCGGCAGGTTCGTGTAGATGGTATCCCCATCGGGGGGGACGCACCCATTGTCGTACAGTCGATGACCAATACCGACACCACCGACAGTGCGGCGACCGCTGAGCAGGTCATTGAACTGGCCGAAGCAGGATCGGAGCTCGTCAGAATAACGGTCAACACCGAACAGGCTGCAGCAGCTGTTGAAGATGTTCGTAAACGGCTTGATGCGGCGGGCTGTACAGTACCGCTGGTGGGCGACTTCCACTACAACGGTCACAAGCTTCTGGCCAAATTCCCGCCGTGTGCAGAAATTCTTGCCAAGTACCGCATCAATCCCGGCAACGTGGGCCGGGGTGATCGTCACGACAGCCAGTTCAGACAAATGATCGAAATTGCCTGCCGCTACGAAAAACCGATCCGGATCGGCGTTAATTGGGGATCACTGGACCAGAATCTTCTTGCACAGCAGCTAGACGAAAATGCTGCCCAGCCAACCCCGAAATCGCTCGCGGAAGTCACTCGAGATGCACTGGTGGAATCTGCCGTACAAAGCGCTGAGTTCGCCGTCCACGAGGGACTGACGCACGATGCCATCATCCTCTCATGCAAAGTCAGTCGGGTGCAGGATCTCATTTCAGTGTACCGAGACCTCTCCAAGCGAAGCGACATGCCGTTGCATTTAGGGCTGACTGAAGCAGGTATGGGCGATAAAGGCATCATCTCCTCTTCAGCTGCACTGTCCATCCTGCTCCAAGAAGGTATCGGTGACACCATCCGGATATCACTGACACCAGAACCGGGCGGTGATCGCACACGCGAAGTGCACGTCGCACAAGATCTGCTACAGAGTATGGGTTTTCGTTCCTTTACCCCGCAGGTCACGGCATGTCCAGGATGCGGCAGGACAGGCAGCGACTTCTTTCAGCACCTGGCAGATCAGGTGCAATCTCACCTAAAACAGCAGATGCCCCTGTGGCGCCTACAGTATCCCGGTGTAGAGTCGCTCTCTGTGGCCGTCATGGGCTGTGTGGTCAATGGTCCTGGCGAAAGCCGTCATGCCGATATCGGAATCAGTCTTCCAGGGGGTGGGGAACATCCGGTCGCGCCGGTTTACGAAGACGGGGAGAAAACAGTCACCCTCCGTGGCGACGACATCGCCGCTCAATTCCTGGCGCGAGTGGAAAACTACATTCAAAACCGGTTTGCAAACAACTGA
- a CDS encoding class I SAM-dependent methyltransferase produces the protein MEKERIKEYAGKVMSDLSGGMAAGLAYVGAQTGLFQTLSGQGPMTMEHVVEKSGLQPRYVEEWLKGMVCAEYLQYDVDNETFELPDELGFLLASEGTDHYMGGLLHSLPMMLSVAPRVSDAFINGGGVPFEDYGQDGILAIDLMNRGLYEQRFVSYWLKSMPTVYEKLTAGGRVLDFGCGTGHAVLTMAGAFSESQFIGLDIDQASIEQACKYAQGAGLTGNLNFVQGTFADLEPGQQFDLITTCDCIHDLTEPVGVLKKLCELLSSDGTLFIIEPKVADNLEENINPIGALYYGMSVFHCMTQSLAAGGPGLGTCLGPSGMESLVKQAGFNSFEVLELKSQMTLFYAVRH, from the coding sequence ATGGAAAAAGAGAGAATCAAAGAATACGCAGGCAAGGTAATGAGCGACTTGTCCGGCGGTATGGCAGCCGGCTTGGCGTATGTAGGCGCTCAGACAGGTCTGTTTCAGACACTTTCCGGGCAAGGACCAATGACGATGGAGCACGTAGTTGAAAAAAGCGGTTTGCAGCCGCGCTATGTTGAAGAGTGGCTGAAAGGGATGGTATGTGCGGAATATCTCCAATACGACGTGGATAATGAAACGTTTGAACTGCCTGATGAGCTCGGTTTTCTTCTGGCCTCTGAAGGAACCGATCACTATATGGGGGGATTACTCCACTCATTGCCAATGATGTTGAGCGTGGCGCCCAGAGTGTCGGATGCTTTTATTAATGGCGGCGGTGTTCCGTTCGAAGATTATGGGCAGGACGGGATACTGGCTATAGACCTGATGAACCGGGGGCTTTACGAGCAGCGTTTTGTCAGCTACTGGCTGAAATCGATGCCGACGGTGTACGAAAAGCTAACCGCCGGAGGGCGGGTGCTTGACTTTGGCTGTGGTACCGGACACGCAGTACTCACGATGGCCGGCGCATTTTCTGAATCGCAGTTCATCGGCCTGGACATCGACCAAGCGTCCATCGAGCAGGCCTGCAAATATGCTCAGGGTGCAGGGCTTACCGGTAATCTTAATTTTGTTCAGGGTACGTTTGCAGATCTCGAGCCCGGTCAGCAATTTGATTTGATCACCACTTGTGACTGTATTCATGATCTGACAGAGCCTGTGGGGGTGTTGAAGAAGCTATGCGAATTGCTCAGTTCTGACGGGACACTGTTCATCATTGAACCGAAGGTCGCGGACAACCTCGAAGAGAACATTAACCCTATTGGTGCGTTGTACTACGGCATGAGTGTGTTCCACTGTATGACGCAGTCGCTGGCTGCTGGTGGCCCTGGCCTTGGAACGTGTCTTGGCCCGTCGGGAATGGAGTCGCTGGTGAAACAGGCTGGCTTTAACAGTTTTGAAGTGCTTGAACTGAAGAGTCAGATGACGTTGTTCTACGCGGTTCGTCACTGA
- a CDS encoding acetolactate synthase large subunit, protein MNGAESLVRTLLAGDVDVCFTNPGTSEMHFCAALDKINGMRCILCLFEGVVTGAADGYGRMSDKPAGTLLHLGPGLGNGLSNLHNAKKARTPIVNIVGEHATYHIAYDAPLTADVEGIARPVSDWVRTSVDSKSVASDAAEAIAAARTFPGAISTLILPADTAWTDGAGVAEVPVQAGPGAVGEAAVENCAAALCTGEPAMLLLGGRALRAPTLEIAGRIAAHSNAAIRSELMSARTERGAGRVTVERIPYVVDQAVKVLEGIRHLILVGAKAPVAFFAYPNKPSLLIPQNCEIHVLATAEEDIADGLERLCDSIGAQSTSPNLELAKRPDLSSGELTLEALWAAVGHLLPEDAIVSDESITSGRGLHSFTRGCPPHDWLAGTGGAIGRALPEATGAAVACPDRPVLCLSGDGSAMYTVQALWTQARENLNVTTVIFNNRSYAVLHGELRNVGAVPGPTAHDIFDLDRPDLDWVAMAGGMGVEAVRVDTAEQFNTALAAGLHSSGPMLIEAMV, encoded by the coding sequence ATGAACGGTGCTGAAAGTCTGGTTCGAACACTGTTGGCCGGTGACGTGGACGTGTGTTTTACCAATCCAGGTACGTCAGAGATGCACTTCTGCGCTGCTTTGGACAAGATTAACGGGATGCGCTGCATTTTGTGTTTGTTCGAAGGTGTTGTGACCGGTGCGGCGGATGGTTATGGCCGAATGTCTGATAAACCCGCAGGGACGTTGCTGCACCTGGGCCCCGGGCTCGGCAACGGTCTGTCGAACCTCCACAACGCCAAAAAAGCCAGAACGCCGATTGTCAATATTGTCGGCGAACACGCGACTTACCACATAGCCTACGACGCACCGCTGACAGCCGATGTCGAAGGCATCGCACGCCCTGTCTCTGACTGGGTTAGAACCTCTGTCGATTCAAAGTCCGTTGCTTCTGATGCTGCGGAGGCAATTGCTGCTGCCCGGACATTCCCTGGAGCTATATCAACTTTGATTCTACCGGCCGACACTGCCTGGACCGACGGGGCCGGTGTAGCCGAAGTTCCTGTCCAAGCGGGTCCGGGGGCAGTCGGTGAGGCTGCTGTAGAAAACTGTGCTGCGGCCCTGTGTACTGGTGAACCCGCCATGTTGCTGCTGGGTGGGAGAGCACTGCGCGCACCAACACTCGAGATTGCGGGTCGGATTGCCGCGCACAGTAACGCAGCAATACGGTCTGAATTGATGTCAGCCAGAACCGAGCGGGGGGCGGGCCGTGTCACCGTTGAACGTATTCCCTATGTGGTCGACCAGGCGGTAAAGGTTCTGGAGGGTATCCGTCATCTGATTCTGGTCGGTGCCAAGGCGCCGGTCGCATTTTTTGCTTATCCAAACAAGCCCAGTCTGCTCATCCCACAGAACTGTGAAATCCATGTTCTGGCAACGGCCGAAGAGGATATTGCGGACGGTCTCGAGCGCCTGTGTGATTCGATCGGGGCACAGTCGACGTCGCCTAATCTAGAATTAGCAAAGCGTCCTGATCTGTCTTCCGGTGAACTGACGCTCGAGGCGCTCTGGGCGGCGGTTGGCCATTTGCTTCCCGAAGATGCAATCGTCTCCGATGAGTCGATCACATCGGGGCGTGGGCTTCATTCATTTACTCGAGGCTGTCCGCCACACGACTGGTTGGCCGGTACAGGTGGAGCGATCGGACGCGCCTTGCCGGAAGCGACCGGTGCAGCTGTGGCCTGTCCTGATCGGCCAGTGCTGTGTCTTTCCGGTGATGGCAGCGCGATGTACACGGTACAGGCGTTGTGGACGCAGGCGCGAGAAAATCTTAACGTCACAACGGTCATATTCAACAATCGATCGTATGCTGTTCTGCACGGTGAACTCAGAAATGTAGGTGCTGTGCCTGGACCGACCGCGCATGATATCTTCGATCTCGATAGACCAGATCTGGACTGGGTCGCTATGGCGGGCGGTATGGGCGTTGAAGCAGTGAGGGTAGATACGGCCGAGCAGTTCAACACAGCATTGGCCGCGGGCCTTCACAGCAGCGGGCCGATGCTGATCGAGGCCATGGTCTGA
- a CDS encoding 3-methylcrotonyl-CoA carboxylase, which produces MLRTVLVANRGEIACRIIRTAKRVGLRTVAVYSEADICAQHVEMADEAISIGPAAAAESYLNPDRILDAARSSASDAIHPGYGFLSENAAFARACKTAGVTFVGPQVHTIETMGDKAQAKQVAEQAGVPVLSGFLSEDQSVTGLVSTGTTLGFPLIIKPVSGGGGKGMHIARTPTELQELVPTSQREAKAAFGDNRLLLERYLDQPRHIEVQIFGDRHGNIVHMFERDCSLQRRHQKVIEEAPAQNLRPRLRAQLTEAAVAIAKTISYCSAGTVEFLVSGDEFFFMEMNTRLQVEHPVTEMITGIDLVEWQFKVAAGDPLPCKQNQIQCSGHSVEARLYAEDTQNEFLPSVGDLLWLRFPPNNKHVRVDIGVKTGDTIGIHYDPLIAKIIVHDCEPRQSWQRLTRALRHSSVAGLGTNLPLLRELSSRTAVQCADTDTGFIERNVNELVHANPTDTGAATALAAFYLWRHDPYCRRHHRRGGADSPWSSANGWRLNLPPELRFNFEMDGVACEVIAKASGNTLETQIDGRCCRVFESMTPDEDLFIVHDGQMLRGTLLMSGENLFVGVNGLFFTVSDSRSAQSSQIDQNSGTVQATMTGRVIQILVKPGDQVTKGDPVVVLEAMKMEHSLTAPVTGQVRTVDTDLDQLVEQGNILATIDTAHTSLTEN; this is translated from the coding sequence ATGCTACGCACTGTTCTGGTCGCCAATCGGGGCGAAATCGCCTGCCGAATCATCCGAACTGCGAAACGCGTCGGACTTCGGACGGTCGCCGTCTATTCCGAGGCTGACATTTGTGCCCAACACGTGGAGATGGCTGACGAGGCGATCAGCATCGGCCCGGCAGCGGCTGCGGAGAGCTACCTGAACCCTGACCGTATACTCGATGCGGCCAGGTCCTCGGCCAGCGATGCGATTCATCCTGGCTATGGATTTCTTTCAGAAAATGCCGCCTTCGCCCGCGCCTGTAAAACTGCCGGCGTGACCTTCGTCGGCCCCCAGGTTCACACCATTGAAACCATGGGCGACAAGGCCCAAGCCAAACAGGTCGCTGAGCAGGCTGGTGTACCGGTACTCAGTGGCTTCCTCAGTGAAGATCAGTCGGTCACGGGTCTTGTCTCAACTGGGACCACACTGGGTTTTCCGCTGATCATCAAACCAGTATCCGGTGGCGGGGGCAAAGGTATGCATATTGCACGCACACCTACCGAACTCCAAGAGCTTGTCCCGACCAGTCAGCGGGAAGCAAAAGCAGCTTTCGGCGACAACCGTCTCCTGCTTGAACGATATCTAGATCAGCCACGCCATATCGAAGTCCAAATATTCGGTGATCGGCATGGCAACATTGTTCATATGTTCGAGCGCGACTGCTCTCTTCAACGGCGGCACCAGAAAGTCATTGAAGAGGCCCCAGCCCAGAACCTGCGACCACGACTTCGCGCGCAATTAACCGAGGCTGCTGTGGCTATTGCAAAAACGATCAGTTACTGCAGTGCAGGTACTGTGGAATTTCTGGTCAGTGGTGATGAATTTTTCTTCATGGAAATGAACACCCGTCTCCAGGTCGAACATCCGGTAACCGAGATGATCACCGGAATCGATCTCGTCGAATGGCAATTCAAGGTCGCTGCAGGTGACCCTCTGCCCTGCAAACAAAATCAGATTCAGTGCTCGGGGCATTCAGTGGAGGCAAGACTGTATGCCGAAGATACCCAGAACGAGTTTCTGCCCAGTGTTGGTGATTTGTTGTGGCTGCGCTTTCCGCCAAACAACAAGCATGTACGGGTCGATATTGGTGTCAAAACGGGCGATACCATCGGTATTCATTACGATCCCTTGATCGCCAAAATCATTGTTCACGACTGTGAACCCCGGCAAAGTTGGCAAAGGCTGACGCGCGCGCTGAGACACAGCAGTGTTGCAGGCCTGGGGACCAATCTGCCTTTACTGCGTGAGCTTTCCAGCCGCACGGCGGTTCAGTGCGCGGACACCGATACCGGATTTATTGAACGTAATGTCAACGAACTCGTGCATGCCAACCCCACCGATACTGGTGCGGCAACCGCGCTCGCTGCATTTTATCTGTGGCGACATGATCCATACTGCCGAAGACACCACCGGCGTGGCGGCGCCGATTCCCCCTGGTCCAGTGCCAATGGCTGGCGGCTGAATTTGCCGCCAGAGCTGCGATTCAACTTTGAGATGGACGGCGTTGCCTGCGAAGTGATTGCAAAGGCCAGCGGCAATACACTTGAAACCCAGATTGACGGCCGTTGCTGTCGAGTGTTCGAGTCGATGACGCCAGATGAGGACCTGTTTATCGTGCACGATGGGCAGATGTTGCGGGGCACCTTGTTGATGTCCGGCGAGAATCTTTTCGTCGGTGTCAACGGCCTGTTCTTCACTGTGTCTGATTCTCGGAGTGCCCAATCAAGTCAGATTGACCAGAATTCCGGAACTGTTCAGGCAACAATGACCGGCCGAGTCATCCAGATCCTGGTAAAACCGGGAGATCAGGTGACCAAGGGGGATCCTGTAGTCGTTCTGGAAGCCATGAAAATGGAGCACAGCCTGACAGCGCCCGTGACCGGTCAGGTGCGCACCGTGGACACGGACCTGGACCAGCTCGTCGAACAAGGAAACATCCTGGCCACGATCGATACGGCGCATACATCGCTGACCGAAAATTAA
- a CDS encoding enoyl-CoA hydratase-related protein, which produces MKTLTSKIDDSGVVHLTLNRPAVHNAFDDELIMELTSTLEQAAGEAEIRVLVLRGKGKSFSAGADLNWMHRAADYSPEENRADADRLAAMLHTLDSFPAPTVAAVNGAAFGGGVGLVASCDIALASDRAIFSLSEVRLGLIPAVISPFVVNAIGQRAARRYFLTGERFDAATAARIGLIHDVVPDSNLAESTNAVVRQLLAGGPGSQIAAKALLSRLRDKTDAEDPAIWTARLIADIRTTEEARSGISAFLEKTSPPWHTKP; this is translated from the coding sequence ATGAAGACCTTGACCTCGAAAATTGACGATAGTGGTGTTGTTCACCTGACTTTAAACCGTCCGGCAGTACACAATGCTTTCGACGATGAGTTGATCATGGAGTTAACAAGCACATTGGAACAGGCGGCTGGCGAGGCTGAGATAAGAGTGCTCGTACTGAGGGGAAAAGGAAAGAGTTTTTCCGCGGGGGCCGATCTAAACTGGATGCATCGCGCCGCGGATTACAGCCCTGAAGAAAATCGTGCAGATGCTGACAGACTGGCAGCCATGCTGCATACCCTGGACAGCTTTCCGGCACCGACAGTCGCCGCGGTTAACGGTGCTGCATTCGGCGGAGGCGTCGGACTTGTTGCATCCTGTGATATCGCACTGGCTTCAGACCGAGCCATATTCTCCCTGTCGGAAGTCCGGTTAGGGCTGATACCCGCTGTTATCAGCCCTTTCGTCGTCAACGCCATTGGCCAGCGCGCAGCGCGCCGATATTTCTTGACGGGTGAGCGATTTGACGCAGCAACAGCGGCCCGAATCGGTCTGATCCACGATGTTGTTCCAGATTCAAATCTCGCTGAGTCGACTAACGCCGTTGTTAGGCAACTTCTGGCCGGTGGGCCTGGGTCTCAGATTGCAGCCAAAGCACTGCTGTCACGCCTGCGTGACAAAACCGATGCAGAAGACCCTGCAATCTGGACCGCTAGGCTGATTGCAGATATTCGGACTACCGAAGAAGCCAGAAGCGGGATCAGCGCATTCCTTGAGAAAACTTCCCCACCCTGGCACACCAAACCCTGA
- a CDS encoding methylcrotonoyl-CoA carboxylase, translating to MAIFNSAVEINGSDFQHNRSAMRDKVEDLRQAVSIAAIGGSQIARQKHLDRGKLPVRERVSRLVDPATPFLELSQLAAWDMYGGKVPAAGIITGIGRISGRECVVVANDATVKGGTYFPLTVKKHLRAQAIALENRLPCIYLVDSGGAFLPKQDEVFPDREHFGRIFFNQANMSAAGIPQIAVVMGSCTAGGAYVPAMSDQTIIVRDQGTIFLGGPPLVKAAIGEEVTAEDLGGADVHTRISGVADYLADNDHHALELTRTLVANLNSPSNTPVERIEPREPVYDPQELYGVIPSDARKAYDVREVICRIVDASEFTEFKARYGTTLVCAFAHIHGYPVGIVANNGVLFSESALKGTHFIELCSQRNIPLLFLQNITGFMVGRRYENQGIARDGAKMVTAVACSRVPRFTVIIGGSFGAGNYGMCGRAYDPRFLWMWPNGRISVMGGEQAASVLTEVRRDNAQHQGKSWTDDEETTFKNNIRDQYETQGHPFYASARLWDDGVIDPVDTRQVVALGISAAFNAPIEQTRYGVFRM from the coding sequence ATGGCCATCTTTAACAGTGCAGTCGAGATCAATGGCAGTGATTTTCAGCACAACCGCAGCGCCATGCGGGATAAGGTTGAAGATCTTCGCCAGGCTGTGTCCATCGCCGCGATCGGTGGCTCACAGATCGCCCGGCAAAAACATCTTGATCGAGGCAAATTGCCGGTACGCGAACGGGTCAGCAGACTTGTTGATCCGGCAACACCGTTTCTTGAACTTTCCCAGCTTGCCGCGTGGGACATGTACGGTGGCAAAGTACCGGCCGCCGGCATCATCACCGGAATTGGCAGGATCAGTGGCCGGGAATGCGTTGTTGTTGCCAATGACGCAACCGTCAAGGGTGGCACGTATTTCCCACTTACCGTCAAAAAACACCTGCGCGCCCAGGCCATTGCGTTAGAGAACAGGCTGCCTTGTATCTACCTGGTTGATTCGGGCGGAGCTTTTTTGCCCAAACAGGACGAAGTGTTTCCGGATCGGGAACATTTCGGTCGAATATTTTTCAATCAGGCAAATATGTCTGCGGCCGGTATTCCGCAGATCGCTGTTGTGATGGGGTCATGCACTGCTGGCGGCGCCTATGTCCCTGCCATGTCGGACCAGACGATCATCGTACGTGATCAGGGTACCATTTTCCTCGGCGGGCCACCGCTTGTAAAAGCCGCAATCGGCGAGGAAGTCACTGCCGAAGACCTTGGTGGTGCCGACGTACACACCCGTATATCCGGTGTCGCCGACTATCTGGCTGACAACGATCACCATGCACTTGAACTCACTCGTACTCTGGTTGCGAACTTGAACTCACCTTCAAATACACCAGTTGAGCGTATTGAACCCAGGGAACCCGTCTACGACCCGCAAGAACTCTATGGCGTGATTCCATCTGATGCCAGAAAAGCCTACGATGTTCGCGAGGTTATCTGTCGAATCGTTGACGCCAGTGAATTTACGGAATTCAAGGCCCGGTACGGAACCACGCTGGTCTGCGCATTTGCCCACATTCACGGATACCCCGTTGGGATTGTCGCGAATAACGGTGTTCTTTTTTCAGAATCTGCTCTCAAAGGCACACATTTTATTGAGTTGTGCAGCCAGAGAAATATCCCGTTGTTGTTTCTTCAGAATATTACCGGTTTCATGGTAGGTAGACGTTACGAAAACCAGGGAATTGCCCGGGATGGTGCGAAGATGGTTACAGCAGTTGCGTGTAGCCGCGTACCCCGATTTACGGTGATCATCGGCGGCAGCTTTGGTGCAGGTAATTATGGAATGTGTGGTCGTGCCTACGACCCAAGATTTCTGTGGATGTGGCCTAACGGCAGGATTTCAGTAATGGGCGGTGAACAAGCCGCATCCGTGCTGACGGAAGTGCGCCGGGACAATGCCCAGCATCAGGGTAAGTCCTGGACTGATGATGAAGAAACGACCTTCAAAAACAATATACGCGACCAGTACGAAACACAAGGACATCCCTTTTATGCCAGTGCCAGGCTGTGGGACGATGGTGTGATAGACCCGGTTGATACCCGTCAGGTCGTCGCGCTGGGGATTTCCGCTGCGTTCAATGCACCTATCGAACAGACCCGCTACGGCGTCTTCCGTATGTGA